A region from the Acanthopagrus latus isolate v.2019 chromosome 8, fAcaLat1.1, whole genome shotgun sequence genome encodes:
- the LOC119024115 gene encoding anoctamin-9 — translation MPVHRRQPSIELLEFMGVVRENGNDQTSLPPVHTPLSYDYVLVAKTIENQEREAFKKQTEYIEELKKKNMKVTKIIDDELVFYGIQAPKEIFEKYRYLLKVSDACNWSSDQNIVPLSTRIRIVHFILNHTPIRTGESLRDLLKMKVFEARFCLHEKKKQRELKESWARWTACLQGQPITAVRNYFGEKVALYYLWLGWYTYLLIPPALIGVIVFLYGLAFFNSSPLIKEVCEADTVMCPLCDKRCKVWQLSDTCTYAKVSLLFDNNGTVLFAMFMAVWATLFLEFWKRHRASYVCEWKVSDWCEEEEELILEIVNNAKCEPKKYKHSYLRSTLVLICVTAMILVIIGLTHALVVFRVIAAVLFAEGSWEFLSNHSNHGAMMLGAVLHYLIITVMTRINRIVAMKLCEIEKTRSFAATEKSFTVKMFTFQFFTYFSSLFYVAFFLGRINGHPGGYVRIAGLWRLEECHPSGCLTDLFIQMAIIMVLKQTISNVFEFAGPWFCRWLKRRRTQKLQRKCAHCYLKDESEAKHGAELCDNCKLRDWLSNYRLNNVDSFSLFNEFLEMVIQFSFTTIFVAAFPLAPLLALINNVIEIRLDAIKMVTLERRLVPKKTNDIGVWIDVLEAIGVLAVIANGLVIGVSSDFIPRLVYQYRYGPCANGNATDVDCMAGYINNSLSIARMGDESILKEFSASQMVTASGLNVSQCSYKDYRSNEDYSLTPQFWLILAVRFAFVILFEHVVVICKFIAAWFVPSAPMQVKNDRLFDKLNRLKEELNSFEV, via the exons ATGCCCGTCCACAGGAGGCAG CCGAGTATCGAACTGCTGGAATTCATGGGAGTGGTGAGAGAGAATGGCAATGACCAGACATCACTTCCTCCTGTG cacacaccaCTATCGTACGACTATGTCCTGGTTGCCAAAACAATTGAAAACCAGGAAAGGGAAGCGTTCAAGAAGCAAACTGAATACATCgaagaattgaaaaaaaagaacatgaaagtCACA AAAATTATAGATGATGAGCTCGTCTTCTATGGGATTCAAGCCCCTAAAGAAATCTTTGAGAAGTACAGGTATCTGCTCAAAGTGTCTGATGCTTGTAACTGGAGCTCGGATCAGAACATTGTACCACTCAGCACCAG AATAAGGATCGTCCACTTCATCTTGAATCACACCCCTATCCGTACAGGAG AGAGTTTGAGGGATCTTCTGAAGATGAAAGTTTTTGAGGCACGGTTCTGCTTGCATGAG aaaaagaaacagagagagctgaAGGAGAGCTGGGCACGATGGACCGCCTGTCTCCAAGGGCAACCCATAACTGCTGTCAG GAACTACTTTGGTGAGAAGGTGGCCTTGTATTACCTGTGGTTGGGCTGGTACACATATCTGCTCATCCCGCCCGCTCTTATTGGGGTCATAGTCTTCCTCTATGGCCTTGCCTTCTTCAACAGCTCACCCCTCAT AAAGGAGGTCTGCGAGGCCGACACGGTCATGTGCCCACTGTGTGACAAGAGATGCAAAGTGTGGCAGCTCTCTGACACCTGCACATATGCCAAG GTGAGCCTGCTGTTCGATAATAACGGCACAGTGCTCTTTGCGATGTTCATGGCAGTGTGGG CAACACTGTTCCTGGAGTTCTGGAAGAGACATCGGGCTTCCTACGTGTGCGAATGGAAAGTGTCTGATTGGTGTGAGGAGGAG GAGGAACTGATCCTGGAAATTGTGAACAACGCCAAATGTGAACCAAAAAAATATAAGCACTCATATCTGCGCAGCACTCTGGTTTTGATCTGCGTCACAGCTATG ataTTGGTAATCATCGGCCTGACACATGCCTTGGTGGTGTTCAGGGTGATTGCAGCCGTGCTCTTCGCTGAAGGATCTTGGGAGTTTCTCAGCAACCACTCGAACCACGGAGCAATGATGCTAGGGGCCGTCCTGCATTACCTCATCATCACCGTCATGACACGG aTCAACAGGATTGTAGCCATGAAGCTCTGTGAAATAG AGAAAACAAGATCATTTGCTGCCACAGAAAAGAGTTTCACAGTCAAGATGTTCACCTTCCAGTTCTTCACCtatttctcctccctcttctaCGTAGCCTTTTTTCTTGGCAG GATAAATGGCCATCCTGGTGGTTATGTCCGAATTGCAGGGTTATGGCGGTTAGAGGAG TGTCATCCTAGTGGATGTCTCACAGACCTGTTCATCCAAATGGCAATCATAATGGTGCTCAAGCAAACCATCAGCAACGTCTTTGAGTTCGCCGGCCC CTGGTTCTGTAGGTGGCTGAAGAGAAGAAGGACACAGAAGCTCCAGAGGAAATGTGCCCACTGCTACCTGAAAGACGAGTCAGAGGCCAAACACGGTGCCGAGCTGTGCGATAATTGCAAACTGCGAGACTGGCTGAGTAACTACCGTCTCAATAATGTGGACTCCTTCAGCCTGTTCAATGAGTTTCTGGAGATGG TGATCCAGTTTAGCTTTACCACCATATTCGTGGCAGCATTTCCTCTGGCGCCTCTGCTCGCCCTCATTAATAATGTCATTGAGATTCGATTGGATGCCATTAAAATGGTCACTCTGGAGCGCAGACTGGTTCCCAAGAAAACCAACGATATCG GTGTGTGGATAGACGTGTTGGAGGCTATCGGTGTCTTAGCTGTCATAGCGAACGGCCTGGTCATTGGCGTATCTTCAGACTTCATCCCTCGATTGGTGTACCAGTACCGCTACGGCCCGTGTGCCAACGGCAACGCAACAGACGTTGA ctgcatGGCTGGCTACATCAACAACTCTCTCTCCATTGCACGAATGGGTGACGAGAGCATTCTCAAGGAGTTTTCAGCCAGTCAGATGGTCACTGCGAGTGGCCTGAATGTTTCTCAATGCAG CTACAAGGACTACAGGAGCAACGAGGACTACAGCTTAACCCCACAGTTCTGGCTCATTTTAGCTGTGCGCTTTGCATTTGTCATCCTGTTTGAG CACGTTGTCGTCATATGCAAGTTCATTGCGGCCTGGTTCGTGCCGAGTGCTCCCATGCAGGTCAAGAACGACAGACTCTTTGATAAACTCAACAGGCTAAAAGAGGAACTCAA TTCCTTTGAAGTGTGA